tccttttttaggaCTACAACTATATTTGCTAACAAttcaggatattttacctcccgaatggatcctatattgagaagttttgttacctcatccttgatgaacacatattttacctcggactgaggtctTCTATTTTGTTTTACATGGTGGAACTTCGGGTCCAAGCTCAGTCGATGCGTAgtgatctccggtgggatccctatcatatctaggtgggaatccatgttatttaaaagaaattgaatgagttttttcctgagctcgagaGTTaacccgtgcccaggtatacctttcgatcggccAGATGCTCGATCAACACAATTTGTTCCAGCTCTTCGAGCGTTGACTTCATTGCATCAGAATCATCGAGGATTatgaaggttcgaggtatcatataatcatcATTCTCGAACGTTTCCTGCTCCTCCGATCGGGCCGAGGCCGGtgactgtggttgctatttgacttaTCGCATTCCCTTCGACTCCGATTCCTTTGTTGATGAAAGTGTTAATACTGGTACTACCTCATCGATTGCAAATATTTCTTTGGCGGCGGGTGGTTCACCGTACACCATTTTGATTCCTTCCGATattgggaatttcaagacttggtGAAGCGTCGAGAGTACTGCTCTCATGttatgaatccaaggccttccgagcAGCACGTTGTACCGTATATCACCTTCGATCACGTAGAACTTTTTTTCATGGATAGTCTCGGCCACATTAACCGGCAAAATGATTTCCCCTTTAGTGGTTTCATTTGCCATGTTAAAGACGTTAAGTACTTGAGTTGCGGGCACGACTTGATCTTGGAGACCGAGTTGTTCTACGACTCTCAATCGAACAATATTTGTTGAGCTATCTGTATCAATCAACatacgtttaacttgaattttattcataaggatagatattaccagtgctTCATTGTGAGGTTGTTCAatcccttctgcatcctcgtcATTGAAAGACAAGGTTTCTTCCGGTAAATAGTCTCGGGTTTGTTTTTCCCTTGTGATTGTCACCTTGGTGCGTTTGAATACCGGTccttgaggaatatcgaccccTCCAACGATCATATAAATAACATGTTGTGGCTTTTCCTGCTCGTTTTGCCTGTTTGAATCCCTGTTTTTGAAATGGTTCTTGGCccgatcacttaagaattctcgaaggtgactcTCGTTGAATAAACGAGCTACTTCCTCCCTCAACTGTCTGCAGTCTTCAGTTTTATGTCCATGGGTACCATGGTATTTGCATATATGATTAGGGTTCCTTTGAGCTGGATCGATTTGTAGGGGTCTGGGCCATCTAGTATCCTTGATCCGTCCAATGGCCGATACAATACCTGATGcatcgatgctgaagttgtattctgacagtCGTGGAGCTTCTGTGGGCTCGACATATTTATCGAAGCCACTTTTACTCATGAGCCCTTAGGAGTTCTTTACTCGATCATTCCTTCAATCATTTCGAATGGGATTATGTCCTGGGTCGCTGTCTTTACGATCTGCATTGTACGATTAGTAACAATCTCTGTTCGATCGGGGTTATCTGTCGATGTCCCTTTGAATTCTACCGACAAGCCTATTTGAGTAAACGGAACCGGAAGGGTTCCCAattgatcatcctcgaccctgatcttcgactgataTCGATTATGTGCATCGGCCCAGGTCACAATTGGATATTCAATTAAATTCTGCTTTAGTTGCCGTGATGCTATCAAACTTCGCTCATTCAAACCTTGAGTAAAGGCTTGAATAGCCCAATCATCTATGACTGGGGGTAGGTCTATGCGTTTCATTTGGAATCGAGATATGAATCTGCAAGTATGGCGAAGGAATCGATGGAATTGGGTGGCAAATTATAGTAACATATCATCGCCCCTTTCGACACAATCTCTCCAATCTTTTTCAATAGAACGAATTCGACATCAACTTCTAAGTCATTCCCCTTTATTGCGCATGTATAAGAAGTAAGCTCATTAGGATCGGTGgtccctgtaagcacgtgatttttgctccgcGAAAGTTActccacaaaaaaaaaatcaaaaaatgtatatgtcttgtcattgagtgatttgtATTTAATGTTAATTGGTATGTTAGGTATTAACCAATGTGTGTGTAATTCTattg
This genomic stretch from Nicotiana sylvestris chromosome 9, ASM39365v2, whole genome shotgun sequence harbors:
- the LOC138877770 gene encoding uncharacterized protein, with the translated sequence MSKSGFDKYVEPTEAPRLSEYNFSIDASGIVSAIGRIKDTRWPRPLQIDPAQRNPNHICKYHGTHGHKTEDCRQLREEVARLFNESHLREFLSDRAKNHFKNRDSNRQNEQEKPQHVIYMIVGGVDIPQGPVFKRTKVTITREKQTRDYLPEETLSFNDEDAEGIEQPHNEALVISILMNKIQVKRMLIDTDSSTNIVRLRVVEQLGLQDQVVPATQVLNVFNMANETTKGEIILPVNVAETIHEKKFYVIEGDIRYNVLLGRPWIHNMRAVLSTLHQVLKFPISEGIKMVYGEPPAAKEIFAIDEVVPVLTLSSTKESESKGMR